In Buteo buteo chromosome 16, bButBut1.hap1.1, whole genome shotgun sequence, the DNA window AATTCTTTGCCATTACCCAGGTAAAGGCATAACAAGCTCTTAGataaatttaagtaaaaaagcTGAGAACCTAAGACCAAAGGCTCACTGAACTAATTGTCTTGGACCTAACACTAAACTGAAAATCCTGGTCACGTTATTTTTGAGAAGAGATGATAAgtagacagaagaaaaatcatcttgCAGTGTGGACAGTCTGTCTATAGTAAAGTCtctattttttacattaaaaccaATTTATGTTGGTAACTACTGTCACAGTGAAGTGTTTGCAGCATGGAAAAAGTATGGAAAATATGATGCAAGTACATCGCTTTTTCGATCTTCCTGCACTTGCCAATACCAAGCGCTAGATAATGAATCTCTCCCTAAGCCAACCTTCtccaaggacttttttttttttttccccccaaagaaaGTTCAGACACGAACAATTACTACTACATAAGCAGTTTCTAAGAGGTATTACTTAAAAGAGGTATACATACAGCCTAAGGAAGTCTGTCATCTGCAAAAGTATGATACACTTGGCATTGTCTTTTCTTATGAAAGAATGCTAATGGCATGTTGGAGACCGTCAGCGATACCTCCCCAAGGTAAGGCAGTTTTCAAGGACGACTGGCTCTACAAGCCATGAATGACTCTGTCCAAGCCacatcattaaaaatgtaatgattATGGAGACCATatgtttttcttgttacagaatTAGTCattaaattctgccttttccagTTGTAAACCGATCTTGTAGGCAGGATGACAactttatgaagaaaataaaataagcacagAGTTATAGTCTTTTTATACGTATATATTctaataaaagatttttaaaaaagcatgtagTGGGGTCAGTATTTTTGCCAGTTTCACATACCTCGGGGAGGAAATATGGACCCACAAATTGTTCAATTTTTGCTAATGGCTCGccaaaaaagcaaagtaatagaaaataaattcccCAATGGGCTGTaagtaaaaatgcattttaaaagatagaAAAATGCCAGATTTTGAACATACAGGATTACTTCAGGAATAACGGCTGTCAAATACATTTCACTCAACAACACTTCGGTGTTAGCTGAAAACTTCTTTACCAATCCCAAAAGCAATATCTGAGAAGCATGAGCAAGAAACTGGTAAAAGAACATGAAGCCCATCTAAATAAACAGCTGCACCAACAGCAACAGAGGCACCCAATAGAATTTCTCCACAGAATACAGGTTTTCTAGGGAAGATGATAACCAGAGCTGATGCTTTCTCTGTAGTTCATGAGGTTGTTTCTATGGACTAAGGCAAGTATGTCTTTTGCTTCTGAGGTGCTCATCTTGGCAACCTGCATCTGAGCCCACGACAACCCCTAGGAGCGACAACTTGGCTTCAGACAGTTCGTACACCCAGCTTGGCACACATAAGATTTTTCGAGAGGCTTACCATGTTTTTGAAAGCTTCCCTTGCCTTCTCTGTTTCGCAGGAGGGTCCTGGGTAGGTCAACCTGTGAAACTTGGAAGTTGCAGTTTAGAAAGCCACAACTTGCACCACCACCCCTCTAAATTCCTAGCCATCGGCTTGTCACAAGGCAAGCacagccttttctttcccaagctTTTATTAGTGCTGAAGTGAGACACAGAGTTTGCTGTCTATTCACACCCTGAGCATCTTCCTCTCCATGTGTACATCAGTAGAGGTGAAAATGTCCATGGCAGAACACTGCCTTCAGAAGTAAGCTACctggaggggagcggaggcgTGTCTCTTAATGCCTTGCTTTGACTTTTGATCAATTAAATCACAGGCTGAATGGCAAAGAAAACTTAAGTATTAAGTAAGCTCTCTGTGTCTATTCCAGCTgcgtgacttttttttttttttcagaaaacattgtcATCTGCTTTTCAGTACCATCAACTGTTtaataaattcagaaagcaatatgtattttgaaaatctccagAACACCTCAAAAAAGACCAAGTCAGCTTAATCTTAGTTCGaacttctgcatttaaaaaaaaaaaaaaaaaaaaagagagagccTATTACTGATGCAGTATTTAAACACAACAGGAGGAGCTATTGGGTCAAAATAGCTGCTACAATCATCCTTTTAAAGCTCTCTGCTTTAAAATCCTTGCTGAGTTTTCAACGATAAAAAGACCTTTACTATTTGAAATAGGCTGTATAAAACCAGAGGATCTTCATCTCTTCTAATTAAATAAGTTttatcagataaaaaaaaaagccaaagcagaaaaaaaaaataagattgcaAAGAGGACTGCAATGTAGTTTTCATAGTTTTTAAGGAACTGCTTTGGATTTAAAACTTTAAACTGCTGGATATCACTAAACACCCAGTTCTTGCAGGCACTGCAGATTTATAAAAGCCATTTAATCTATCAGCTCTGACTCAAGACTGATACATTTAATGGATACATTTAATACATTTGCTTAGAGCAGCCAAAGTGATGTAAATGCAATTCTAGGAGATTTAAATGTCCTAAAAGAGTTTTGCGCTGGCTTCATCAAAACCATGTAAGATTGACCCGTGTTTACTAAACACATGAACTTACACATAGACCAGGCTCAGATGTAcgcattttctttttgaaaaagaacatttaaagcCTTTCATAATCAATGTTACAGAGCAGaattctgattttgtttcagCTTGAAATACCAAAATGTTGATATTTTGCTGAAACATAAATCAATGGAGATAATTatcaaaatattcatatttatcACATGAAACATCAGTGTGGATTTTAAAGAACcgtggttttgtttcattagaTGACAACTTACAGACAGGGGTATTGAGCAGAATGCATTACACCGTACATCTCCACAGGTCATGTAATCTCTTGCATTGAAAAGCAAGCGCTCTGCGAACATTTACTCTCTTGGTATGCTGCATACGTTGGGATAGCTTGAGCTTGACTAAAAGTTTGCTACTGCAAATAGAATAGCCAAGCTGCTTAAAGCATATTTGAGAAGCTGTGTTTTACACTGCtgctagtatttttttctgttaggaGTTGAAGACTGTTTTCATATGGCTAAAAAACTAGCATGGCCTGCCATTTTAGTTTCTTTACTGATGTTTACAGCTCATGTTATGACCAATGACTCAGAAAGTGGGCAAGCAGAGGCTAAAACTCCTTTTAAGAAACATCCGGGCACAAACGGAACCACGTGACATCTTCGGCACCTACTTCTAAACGGGTAAGATTcggagagaaaggagagattGGACGTGAGTGAAACCCTCAGGCGCTTCTAGAGCTTGGTCTGTCCCAGTAATGCTATAATGGTTTGCTGCAATAGTGGGCAGACCAGACTCAGTGACTCAGATGGCCCTTTTCGCTCTTGTGTTGTTCTATCTAACCCTAGTAGCAAGGGCAGCAtcacaaataaattaatctttaagAGCTAGAACCCGTCATTCCTTCTAACCTGACAACATGCTTGAAAATAACACTGAGTggttccactgaagtcaatcaataaaatgttttggtttttttcaggcaggTCTTCAAAGATACTGGGGATCTAAAGGTGCAAATTGACAGCTGAAGTATCCTGCTAGGAGCTACACCTCACCGCCTTCAGCGAAAGCGAGCTGCCTGGATGCCGCAGAGGTTCTGTAAGCACGTACCTTCATCGGACATTTCCTGGTGCCTCCAGCGCTCTGGTCCCAGGTGACTTACGTTGGCCCACTGCACTGCTGAGTAACTTACCAGCTGGATGGTTTGCAGGCAAAAGTATAGGGTTAAGGAGGTCGGGCCGCAAATGTGCATCAAACAGCTTCTCTTCCAGTGCCATGAGGCTGCTGGTTTCTTAAAAAAGGCTAACAAActcaaaaaaaatccaccctgCGCGCCCTTCCGTACCCTTGCTTTTAATGAAACTTGCTTACCTCTTGAGTCTGTacatttttattggtttttacTAAAAAGCAAGTTATTTCGTTTGGCAGGATCTACATACTTGCAACTTTTTGCTGAAAAGACATATTACAACAGCATCTTTTAAATCAAGAGCGTCTCAAGcagaacaacaaaaaggaaaaaaaaagtgctttaacattgttttcaaatatttattaaaacaacACACGAACTTTTCTCACCCAAACAGTGATTCCGCCTGCAGTATCTGTAACCCAGTAGCCACGTTACCCCAACTTGACAGTTAAATAGCAGTGAGTCTGAAAACCCAAACaatcctccccctccttcccactAGGCACTTTTGCTATTGTCTGGGagcacaaataattttattaatagcTTAGCTAGCAAAAGTACAAAGGCACCAACAAGAAATGTGTCACTGTGCTGGCGCAGACAAAACCTTTTTGTCTGCTTTAGAGAAACGCTCCAAGAAACCACTTTGGGATCTGAAACTACAGTCACCGCTAGGACTCCTTACTATGAAGATCTGCATCAGCATTCTCAGGATCTGACATCAGCCTTTTTTGGCTGGCTCGCGGGGTTACGATAGCTCAGAGTCACAGATAAGCAAGCCTGGAAGAGTACAAATCCTGCCAGAACAGTGCCCGTCTTTCGAAACGCGAGTGGGAATCACAGCTTTAAGTCACGTAGCAGAACAATGTTTAACGCGCGTAGAATACACACCGTTACAAAAGGTTAGGAAAGGTAATAGAGGGCCAGAGGGGAGCAGCACCACGAGCGATTTAAGCCTCTGCGACACGCGAGTCCGGAGGTGGCTGGCGAGCACCACGCTCGCTCCGCATCGGCGGCAGGTGAGCCGCAGCGGAACGGGCGACCCCTAAACCGACGGAGCGCGGGAAAGCGCAGAGAAGCGAAGACGAACGATGTTAACGGGAGGgtggtaatttttttaaatacggGCTATTAGCTTCACCGTACCCCTGACCTCCCGGCTTACGGAACGGCGCGATTGGCTTGGGAAGTCGGCTAGAATAAATAAGTTTTGCCGGGACGAAGGGCGACGTCTTGGCTCGAGGAGGATGCTCCGTCCAGGGGGAGCCCGGGGCTGCTCCCTCCGGCGcctcccggggccgggggccgtCCGGAGCCCCCTCAGGCTCGGAGATAGTCGTTCTTGAGGCGGCTGAGGCGGGCGCCGTGGCTTCGGACGGTGAGGGCGAGGAGGTCGTGCTTGTCCCGCAGCCCGCTGGAGATGTGCCGGGTCTCCCGCAGCAAGGCGCGGGCGTGCAGCAGCAACCCCAAAAAGCTGTCGCCCAGGCGGGCCTCCTCCCGgcccccctgctcctgcccctgccGGAATTTGCCTTCCAGCTCGCTCAGCGACCGGTCCGAGCTGGAGTAAGCGTCGCTGATCTGGGCGGATTCGCGGCGCAGGTAGGTGCTGTAGCTCTCCTCCCCGTCCAGGTCGTAGGAGATGCTTTTGCCGATGCCCTCCAGCACCCGGCCCGCGTCCTCCACCTGCCGGCCCAGCACCGTCAGCTCCTCCCGCAGGCTGagcccgccgcctcctcctcctcctcctcctcctcctcctcctccgcccgccgccccgcaccgccgcTGCTCGCTCACCCTGAAGAGCAACTGGCACCGCTCGGGGTCGTCGTTCTCCTCGTAGTCCCCGTCGGGGACGAAGTAGTGGTGCAGGCTCCCGTTAGACATCTCGGGGTACAGCGGCCCTTCGAAGTACCCGCGGCACAGCCCGCACACCCAGCCCAACCACAGCACCCGCACCGCCGCCGGCATGCTGCGGGGCAGCCTCAGGGCCGGCCGCAGCCGCGCCGCTCCCGCCCCATGGAGCTCTTTGCCCGGCCACCCAGAGGCTCCGTTCACCGGGACGCTCCGCTCCAGCGGCCGGCGGCGCTCTGGGGCCGGGGGGCCGGCGCAACCGCTTTTAAAAACCGGAGGAGGAAGCGGCCCCCGcgccgggcagggccgggccgggccgtccccccccccccccccccaaacccgcCCCGGGCATCGGTCGGCGGGCACCGCCCCCGGGCACCGCTCCCACCCCCCGACCTGGAATTGctcagtttttctccttttccccttaGAAACGACCGCTTGGAGGAGTTGTCTGCGTTTCAG includes these proteins:
- the FIBIN gene encoding fin bud initiation factor homolog isoform X1 yields the protein MPAAVRVLWLGWVCGLCRGYFEGPLYPEMSNGSLHHYFVPDGDYEENDDPERCQLLFRVSEQRRCGAAGGGGGGGGGGGGGGGLSLREELTVLGRQVEDAGRVLEGIGKSISYDLDGEESYSTYLRRESAQISDAYSSSDRSLSELEGKFRQGQEQGGREEARLGDSFLGLLLHARALLRETRHISSGLRDKHDLLALTVRSHGARLSRLKNDYLRA
- the FIBIN gene encoding fin bud initiation factor homolog isoform X2, producing MPAAVRVLWLGWVCGLCRGYFEGPLYPEMSNGSLHHYFVPDGDYEENDDPERCQLLFRVEDAGRVLEGIGKSISYDLDGEESYSTYLRRESAQISDAYSSSDRSLSELEGKFRQGQEQGGREEARLGDSFLGLLLHARALLRETRHISSGLRDKHDLLALTVRSHGARLSRLKNDYLRA